Proteins encoded together in one Acidobacteriota bacterium window:
- a CDS encoding sigma-70 family RNA polymerase sigma factor, translating to MSQREASVPSTTLLTEREFQDLYRLHGRALWGYLYRLTNNAADADDLLQDSFCRLLATPLATRDDAQLRAYLFRIASNASIDHWRQAARASRHAANAPDAAVETGDAAALRHDMARTFSELKPQERVLLWLAHVEGTAHGEIAQALGLKAASVPVMLFRARRKLAGLLKKRGLGPA from the coding sequence ATGAGCCAGCGCGAGGCGTCCGTCCCGTCAACGACGCTGCTCACCGAACGTGAGTTCCAGGATCTGTACCGTCTGCACGGGCGCGCGCTCTGGGGCTATCTGTATCGGCTGACGAACAACGCGGCCGATGCCGACGATCTGTTGCAGGACAGCTTCTGCCGATTGCTGGCCACGCCATTGGCGACCAGAGACGACGCGCAGCTTCGCGCGTATCTGTTCCGAATCGCGAGCAACGCGTCCATCGATCACTGGCGGCAGGCGGCACGGGCAAGTCGCCACGCAGCCAACGCGCCCGATGCGGCTGTCGAAACAGGTGACGCCGCCGCGCTGCGACACGACATGGCGCGCACGTTCAGCGAGTTGAAGCCCCAGGAACGCGTGCTGCTCTGGTTGGCTCACGTTGAAGGCACGGCACACGGCGAGATCGCCCAGGCGCTTGGTCTCAAGGCCGCCAGTGTGCCGGTAATGCTCTTCCGCGCGCGCCGAAAATTGGCTGGCCTGCTGAAGAAGAGAGGCTTAGGGCCTGCGTGA